From the genome of bacterium:
CGAGCGCGCGCAGCAAGCCGAACTCCGCGCGCCGCCGCACGAGCGCCGCCTGCACACTGCTATAGATGAGGAAGAGCCCGACGACGAGGCTGATCAGGCTGAGCGCGGTGAGGTTCAGGCGAAAGGCCGCGAGCAGGCCGGCCGCCTCGCGGCGGCGGCCGCCGGCGTCCAGGATCTCCACGCCGGGCCCCAGGCGCGCGGCGAGCGCCGCGGCCACCTGCGCGGGCTGGGCGCCTGCGGCGAGCCTGACGCCGATCTCATCCAAGCGCCCCGCGCCGCCGAAGAGCGCCTGCGCCTGCGCGATGTCCATGAAGGCCAGCTTGCGCGTGGCCAGCGGCGCCTGGCGCTGGTAGTCGAGCAGCGCGCCCACCGTGAGCCGCACGCGCCGACTGCCGCTGGTCACCGCGAGCGTGTCCCCCACCTGCCAGCCGCGCTCGGCGGCGAAGGCGGGACTGAGCGCCACCCAGCCGGGCTCCGTGAGCGCCGCGACGAGCGCCTCGCCGCTGCCGCTCTCTGTCGCGGCCGCCGCCTCACCGAGGGCGAGGCCCATCGGCGCGAAGACGTCCAGGCCGATCACCTCGAGAAAGACCGTCGGGTCTGCGGCCAGGCACACATCCAGGCGCGTGAGCGGCCACGCGGCCGCCACGCCCGCCGTGCCGAGCACGCGCGGGTAGAGCGCTTCGGACAGCTCGGGCGTGAGGCTCGTCACCGTGAGGTCGGCGCGGTCGCTCACGGCCTCGACGCCGCCCGAGAAGGCGGCGAGCGCGTTGCGGTTGAGGATCTGGATGCCGATCACGGCCGCCACGCCGAGGGCGACGCCCGCCACCGTGAGCAGGAAGAGCGTCTTGCCGCCGTGCAGCTCCGCGGCCAGGGCCTTGCCGATGTAGGCGCCGAGGCCGAGGCGCCCCTTCACGACTCGGCGCCTTCGAGCCGCCCGCCGTGCAGGCGGCGCACTTCGCCGGCCAGGCGCGCCAGCTCGAGGCTGTGCGTCGCGACGATCAAGGTGCTGCCCTCCTCCTCGGCGAGCGCGAGGAGCAGGGTCATCACGAGGCGGCCGTTCTCCTCGTCGAGGCTGCCCGTGGGTTCGTCGGCGAGCAGCAGCGCGGGACGGGCCAGGAGGGCGCGGCAGATGGCGACGCGCTGCATCTCGCCGCCGCTGAGCTTCTGCACGGGGTCGCCCGCGCGATCGGCGAGGCCCACGCGAGCGAGCAGCTCGGCGATGCGCGCGCGCACCGTGGCCGTGCCCGCGCCGGCGATCCAGGCGGGCAGGGCCACGTTGTCGGCCACGCTCAGGTGCGGCAGCAGGTGGTAGAACTGGAAGACGAAGCCGATGCGATCCCGGCGCAGCAGGCTGCGCCGACGATCGCTGAGCGCGGCGAGGTCCTCGCCGGCGACGAGCACGCGGCCCTCGCTGGGCAGGTCGATGCCGCCGGCGAGATTGAGCAGGGTCGACTTGCCGCTGCCGCTGCGCCCCACCACGGCCAGCGAGGCGCCGCGCGCCACGCGGAAGCTAAGCCCCGTGAGCACCGCGCGCGGGGCGCCCCCGCCGGGATCGTAGACCTTGCTGACCTGATCGAATTCGAGAGCACTTGCGGCGCTGGCCATGCCGGCACTATAGCACGCCGGCCGCGCGGCGGTTTCAGTCCAGGCGCAGGCTCGCCGCCTCTTCCGCGCGCTGCCAGGCCAGCCAGCGCCGCGCCATGCGCAGCAGCAGCCAGGCGCCCACGCCGGTGTAGAGGACGAGCAGGCCGGCCACGAGGTAGCTGTCCGCGCCGAGCCGGTTGGTGTGGCCATAGGCGATCTGCGTGAGGCGGAACTCGAGGTGGAGCATCCAGGCCATCAGCGCGCCACGCACGAAGAAGACGTAGCGCCGCATCAGGCGCCGCACCTGCTCGGCGGCGCGGCCCTCGAGGCGATAGCCGTCCACCACCGGGTGCCGCAGCGCGAGCGCTTCGAGCACGCCGATCACGATGAAGCAGACCGTCGCCAGGATGGGCAGCGTGAAGAGGGCCGGTGTCTTGGGCACCCAGTCCAGGGGCCGGCCGTGAAGGTCGAAGTGCCCGGGGAAGGTCTTCGGCAGGCGCTTGTGCTGCCCGATGGCCAGGGCCCAGAGCAACCCGAGCAGGCCATGGGGAAAGAAGCGCATCCCGGCGGGCGCGAGTAGCGAGCCGAAGCGAGGCGGAGGCGGCGCGGCCATGGGCTTCCCATCGCGGCAGAAGCTGCCGCGCGCGGCCTCAGAAGGGCGGATTCTCCCCCGAGCCCGGCGCGGACTGGGACTCCCCCTGGGCTCCGGCCGCCGCGGGCAGCTCCTTCAGGACCTTTTCCACCGCCAGCTCGGCGCCGTGGATCTTCTCGCGGCAGTGCTTGACCAGCTCGCTGGCCCGCTTGATGCGCTCGGCGAGGCGGTCCAGGTCCGTCGCCTCGGCTTCCAGCTCGGCAAGGATGGCCTCGAGGTCGGCCATCGCCTCCTCGTAGCCGAGCTTGTCGACGGGCGTGTCCTTCTTGGCCGTCATGGGCGCTCTCCTTCGTCGCCGCCGGCCTCGAGGGCGCGCAGCTCGCTCTCGAGGCTGCCGGCGGCCAGGGTCGTGGTGATGCGGTCGCCGAGCGCGAGGCCCGCCGGGCTGCGCAGGAGGCGGCCGGTGGCGTCGCGCGTGAGGCTGAAGCCGCGCTCGAGCACGCGGCGGGGATCGAGCAGGCGCAGGCGCGTCTCGGCGTGCGCCAGTTCGCGGCCTTGCACGAGCAGCCGCGCGCGCGCCACGGGCGCGAGGCGCGCTTCGCCCCGAGCCACACGCAGCCGCGCGAAGCGCAGGGCCTGCCGCAGCAGCAGTGGGAGCGCGGCGGCGCGACCCTCCAGCCGCTCGCGCCGTGCCGCGAGGAGGCGCTGCGCGAGGCCGCCGAGCGCGTGCGCGCGCCGTTCCAGGCGGCGGTTCTCGGCGACGAGTCGCTTCTCGCCCGCACGCTGCACGGCCTCCGCGCGCTCCTCCAGCCGGGCGAGCCAGTCCTCCGCCCGCTGAACGAGGAACTGCGCCACGGCGGTGGGCGTCTTGAAGGCGCGCTGCGCGACCTCGTCGGCCACCGAGCGATCGATCTCGTGGCCGATGCCCGTGAGCACGGGCAAGGGACAGGTCGCGATGGCCCGCGCGAGCGGCGCGCCGTCGAAGCCGGCCAGGTCGCTGCGGCTGCCGCCGCCGCGGATCAGCACCACGGCGTCGAAGCGCGCCGCGCGGTGGGCGAGCCAGGCAAAAGCGGCCAGCAGCGAGGCCTCCTGCTCGCTGCCCTGCACGCGAGCGTCCAGACAGGTGAGCCGAAAGCCGATGCCCGCCAGCCCCAGCTCCTTGATGAAGTCGTGGTAGGCCGCGCTCTCCACGCTGGTGACGAGCGCGAGGCGCAGCGGCACCGCCGCCAGCGGCACCCGCGCGTTGCGCTCGAGGAGGCCCTCGGCTGCGAGCTGGCGCAACAGGCGCTCGCGGTCCAGCTTCTGCGCGCCGAGGCTGGCCTCGAGGTCGACCTCCTCGACGATCAGCGAGAGCCGGCCGCGCGGCGTGTAGTAGTTGAGGGTCACCTCGAAGGTGAGCTGCTGGTCATCGAGCTGGATCTCGGGGCCGCCGAGCTGCGCGAGCGCGCCCTGGAGCCGGCCGCGCGTGCCGCGCCAGATCACCAGCGAGACCTGCGAGAGCACGCTGCTCGGGTCGGCCGGGTCCTTCTCGACGAGGTCGAAATAGACGTGCCCGCCCCGCGCCCACTGGCGGTCGAAGCCGCTCACGAAGCCCTGGATGCGGAAGCGGCCGGGAAAGAGTCCGGTCAGGAAGGCGGCGACGCGCTCGTTGAAGGCGCTGACGCTGAGGGCCGGTGGCGCGGCCGGTGGTGCGGCCGGTGGCGCGGCTGGCGGCGCGGCCGGCGGTGGCGCGGCCGGCGGCGGCGTGGCCGCGCCCTGTTCGCGCGGCTGCGCGCCCGCCCCCGGGGGCGGCGGGTCGAAGAGGCCGCGCTGCTTCTCGTCATCGGGGCTGGGCATGGCCGCAGGCTAGGTCATCGCCCCGGCCTGCGCAAGCCGGCGGCCCGGCGCGGCCTTGCCAGGCGCAAGGCCGCCGCCTATCATCGCGGCTCACGAAAGGATCCCGCCATGAGCCAGCTCCCCCGCCCGGCGACGCTCCTCATCCTCGACGGCTGGAACCTGGGCGA
Proteins encoded in this window:
- a CDS encoding FtsX-like permease family protein, translating into MKGRLGLGAYIGKALAAELHGGKTLFLLTVAGVALGVAAVIGIQILNRNALAAFSGGVEAVSDRADLTVTSLTPELSEALYPRVLGTAGVAAAWPLTRLDVCLAADPTVFLEVIGLDVFAPMGLALGEAAAATESGSGEALVAALTEPGWVALSPAFAAERGWQVGDTLAVTSGSRRVRLTVGALLDYQRQAPLATRKLAFMDIAQAQALFGGAGRLDEIGVRLAAGAQPAQVAAALAARLGPGVEILDAGGRRREAAGLLAAFRLNLTALSLISLVVGLFLIYSSVQAALVRRRAEFGLLRALGATAPQVLAIILAEAALLGAFGTALGLPLGWWVAKQGVATVSATLTNIYLLSEIERLTLPASLI
- a CDS encoding ABC transporter ATP-binding protein, translating into MASAASALEFDQVSKVYDPGGGAPRAVLTGLSFRVARGASLAVVGRSGSGKSTLLNLAGGIDLPSEGRVLVAGEDLAALSDRRRSLLRRDRIGFVFQFYHLLPHLSVADNVALPAWIAGAGTATVRARIAELLARVGLADRAGDPVQKLSGGEMQRVAICRALLARPALLLADEPTGSLDEENGRLVMTLLLALAEEEGSTLIVATHSLELARLAGEVRRLHGGRLEGAES
- a CDS encoding DUF1648 domain-containing protein → MAAPPPPRFGSLLAPAGMRFFPHGLLGLLWALAIGQHKRLPKTFPGHFDLHGRPLDWVPKTPALFTLPILATVCFIVIGVLEALALRHPVVDGYRLEGRAAEQVRRLMRRYVFFVRGALMAWMLHLEFRLTQIAYGHTNRLGADSYLVAGLLVLYTGVGAWLLLRMARRWLAWQRAEEAASLRLD
- the xseB gene encoding exodeoxyribonuclease VII small subunit, whose translation is MTAKKDTPVDKLGYEEAMADLEAILAELEAEATDLDRLAERIKRASELVKHCREKIHGAELAVEKVLKELPAAAGAQGESQSAPGSGENPPF
- the xseA gene encoding exodeoxyribonuclease VII large subunit: MPSPDDEKQRGLFDPPPPGAGAQPREQGAATPPPAAPPPAAPPAAPPAAPPAAPPALSVSAFNERVAAFLTGLFPGRFRIQGFVSGFDRQWARGGHVYFDLVEKDPADPSSVLSQVSLVIWRGTRGRLQGALAQLGGPEIQLDDQQLTFEVTLNYYTPRGRLSLIVEEVDLEASLGAQKLDRERLLRQLAAEGLLERNARVPLAAVPLRLALVTSVESAAYHDFIKELGLAGIGFRLTCLDARVQGSEQEASLLAAFAWLAHRAARFDAVVLIRGGGSRSDLAGFDGAPLARAIATCPLPVLTGIGHEIDRSVADEVAQRAFKTPTAVAQFLVQRAEDWLARLEERAEAVQRAGEKRLVAENRRLERRAHALGGLAQRLLAARRERLEGRAAALPLLLRQALRFARLRVARGEARLAPVARARLLVQGRELAHAETRLRLLDPRRVLERGFSLTRDATGRLLRSPAGLALGDRITTTLAAGSLESELRALEAGGDEGERP